The sequence gacagacacagtctctactctaaagtcaagggtgggtaactgctcgaatggaagagcagagaagggtgttaaactacaactctgctcccggttcctgatctgaaccctgggttgtcatagattaagtccggtgatcaacttggtcatattcgcagaaatgagacgcgctccgtccaacgtgggatgaatgccgtctctcctcatcagatcaggttttccccagaaagtcttccagttgtcttcgtagcccacattattcgctgggcaccacctcgacagccagcggttgaaagacgacattcggctatacaattcgtctgtctgcaaatttgggagagggccagagaaaattacggtgtccgacaacgtcttggcataagcacaccgattccacattaattttagtgacttccgaccgacgggctcggcgtcattaccaccggcgtgtattacaatctgactgtatctccgcttgtccttagccagcagcttcaaacaagactccacgtcgcccgctctggccccgggaggcacacgactctggtccgtggcttcgctattttcacgttcctgactatagagctcccgataaccagggtgtgttcctcagcgggtgtgtcgctgagcaggaaaactggttcaaacgtgaagtggttggtgcacagcgggcttctgtgtagacttactactcctgcgaacagttacccaaccatccggctgcacggttaccgcgggcacagctaacagctgactgtagctcagcgccgactacgggagaggcgggctaactagcatagctgtctgagcttcgatagcgcggagccgtgcatctaacccacttagacctgcctccaacctagcaaataaactacacttgttgcatgtatcgttatcattaagggaggcagggggataactatacatgagacacactgagcaagagggagcgggagggagagaagaagaagtcatgctcgctgctgagctggcaaccagagcttaccggaagagtgagatgatgcgttcaggagcagctggggaaATCAGTGATTTGAAGTTTGGAACAGAGGCACAAAGAGACGAACCAGCTGTtagcggtgcatgtctttatgatggtgggggaaaccagaggacccggagtaaacccacgcagacacgaggagaacatgcaaactccacacagaaaggacctggacaGACCTGGACAGACCTGGAcagaccgggacgaccgggattcaaacccagggccttcttgctgtgaggcgacagtgctaaccactgagccaccgtgctgaaTACGGGTTGGGAggtagttttttctttttcttaatttttcccCACTTACTCTTAATGCACAGTAATTATTCATATGAACATCAGTAGTCCTAATAGTAAAATGCGATCACCAATAGGCTCAAGCCGAGTGCGACCGTGTAGTTCACCTTCATCTTGTCCATGATGGCATTTGTGCCCAGGATGTTGTACTTCTTCTCGGGGTTAGTCCCAGCATACTTAATGGCCCAGGTGGTCTTTCCACAGGCAGGCAGGCCGACCATCATCAAGATCTGAAATATGTTAACAAGGAAAACCGGTGATTTATACCCCTAGAGACCTGTTCCTTTTAAAACCCATGAAAAAACTTTTgatctaaaatgtattttatgttgATCAGtgttaaaagaaaaatctaATTACATACACTATGACGTATAATATAAAAGTAAAAGAATAACATTCAAACTGGAGAAATCTATTGATTCCTattgctttcttttttcttttggattTGCTTGCCATGCTTATCGAGGAGAAACTTTCTGCcttgtgcatttatttatttattccatctTCTTAACTCTCATCTTTACTtttgctgttgtgtttctgctgcaaataaataaaatagcagcAAAAATTCTCAGGATGCAGGTATTGATACTGTAATCAAACCAATCACAacttgaaaacaaaacaaccaaaCACATATTGTTCAATAATTTCTTGTGACCTACCTCGCATTCAGATTTAATGGCAGGTCCCTTTGTGCCTCTGATCTTATCCTCCATTCCTAGATTGTGGATGTAGGTGTATCCCTCTGGTGGGGGGAAGTACGGCTGCGGCTTCTGACCAAAGTTGAACTCAACAGCACAATTCTTCACCAGAACGTGAGGGAACAGGGCACGGCCTGCCAGCTTCTCCTTGGTTGTCCGGAAAGCTACACCCAGTGAGACTCCATTCTTGGAATAGCTCAACTCTACCTCTTCACCAGTGTCAAAGTCCTACAATAGGAAATCATTTTACTGAGTTGTTTTGTTGTGTCATTTCAAAATATCCTAAAATGATGCTATGACAAAGATTAAGCATCTGAATCACTGATGCCATTACTTACAATGTAACAGCCGATGACGTCGTTCTCGCCAAACTTCTCGCCAAAGTCTGCAAACTTGCAGTCTACAGATTTCTTTCCTGTTCCTCCATATCCAAAGGAAAGGGGCACCTCGCCTAAAACAAGACAGAGTCAGATGCATTGTTGCTATTTAAGCCAGAGCATAACATGTTAAACATCATCTTGATTGTTCGGCTGGTAGCTCCTCTCACCAAGCTGAGTGCTGCAGTGGTTCAGAGACCATCCAATTCTGACCACATGGGGATCTGGCTCACTGCTGGGCAGGTGCTTCACAGGAATCTCCTCATTGATCTGAAGAGGGGACAAATTGGGTCAAAAACAAGGTCAATAAAATCTAGTGCACGACAACAGCAAGAAGGAGCAGCACTGCAAGTTTTTTTAACAATAATTGGTCGTGAAATTTCCTAAATTTAGTAAAATTAACAAGACAGCCTTCAGTTTAGGCAATGTGAGATTTTAAAATATCCCGCACAATGAGAGTTCTCAACATCTAAGTAAAACATTGATATGGGAAGCTCAAATGTAAAAAGATACTCTATGTTAGTTAATGATAAACAAAAGAGCTTGTCATGCAGTTTAGACAATAATAAATACAGAGCCTTTCTCATGCATCAGGGACAATTATGTCAAATGTGGACACAGTATAcaaaaaagtgtatttatagTTTCTCAATGTCTCACCAAACTAAACGTCTAGCTCTGTCAGAAAGCTGAGCACCATCATCTTATTAGTTTTATGCGTGAAGCACGTGTTTGTCTAGTTTCAAAAGCAACTGAACATTACAGAAAGATACTTTTTACTCATTACCTTCATCTCATAAAATACACGGCCCTGCATGACACCATGTGTGGCCCGGGCTCCAGCCCACAGGTAGGCAAAGCCTTCGATGGTCAGTGGATACCCACTGTAGCGATCTCGTGACACTTTGAAATGCAGATCACAGTTGTCTGAAAGGAAAGATAATTCTTTTAAATGGGGTTGTTTATGGAACTCGACAGTTCCAggatattaaaaacaaaacaggatACAGACTTTCATGAATACAATCATAGCTGCGCAACTGTATGAGGTAAGCAGATTAAGTGTCAGTCAAACCACTGCCGGCATTAAAATGCTTCTTGTGGGTTCAAATCAGCACGTTCAGCCGCTCTTGATTAATTTCTCAGTCTTTTATATCATTGATATCTCTACGGAACAAATCTGCTAAGGCACTCAGAGTTGTGGCACGACAGGTTGCGGAGCAGGCCGAGGTGACAGCATCTAACACTTTGTCTGCCTCAGTTGTAAAGGGGGCTTGTGAGATGGGAGTCTACTCCCGAATTCACTCAACTCCTTCTGAAAAAAGGTGTAAATGGAGCGTCAACTATCACTGCAGATAACACACAATCAAGCTGAGATGGAGTTTATCCTCATACTTACACGTATCAATTGTAACAAGAGTGTCATCtatgttctcctcctcatcttctgcAGGGGGCTGAGGCGTGCGGGATCTGTGGAACATGAGCGGAATAGAAAGTTAACAGCCTTTACAGACActttcattgacaaaatgcaTATAAACCAGACGAGTCAACGACATAACATTTCACACATTCTACTGTAGTGTTGTACTATTGTATGAGAAGCCAAAGGGAAACAAATATTTTAGGATGAGCATACCGCTTCTCCTCGCGATGCTCGTAGTAGCTGTagctcctgctctcctcgtgTGGTCTCTTGCGGCCTTGGCTGCCACTTTTATCAGCTTCCACTTTGATTTCTTCAGCCTGAGGTTCGCCATCTTGGCCGTCCTGCTGTTGTGTCCCGTGGCTGTCATGCTTTGTGTCTTCATCAGCTCTAGGGTCGTCTTCCATTTTGACCTCCACTTTCATTTCTGAAAGGTAAATTAACAATGACAGTGAGCCAGGGCTGGGCAATATATTgatactatataaataatcgTGATTTGAGACTAGATTTCATCTTCGATTCGGATATTGTAATATGGCATGAGTTGTCATTTTTGCTggacacacaaaagaaaagtgATGCAAATTTCTGAACATACCAGCTTGTTCTCGCTGTTGTTGCCGTTACCTACTTTTTTATTATATCCACATTAATGATGATTATTTATCGAAAACCCTATTGTGTTAGTATTTATGAACGCACCCAAAGTCAAAACCTACAATACCTTTGCAGTATCAATACATTTGGTCAAAAgaattacatattttattttatttacatcaCCCAGCCTTAAAATAGAACTAGACGTGGTCAAAATGCAcagctttttaaattattttactttGAGACGTTTGAAAAAAACTTTGACAATATAGGAGGTGTTTATATTATTCTGTCCCCCTACTGCCTTCAACTTAAGCTGGACAAGACATGTATACAAGTGCGAACTATGGTCGAAGGCAAAACTCCCTGACAGCGTCACGAAATGTGTGATATTATAAACCCCCAAAACTATTAATCACGGTGCTACTAAAACTCCTTTGAATGTAAAACTAACAAATAAATTGGGATGCTTTGAGATATTTTCATACATATTACATATCAAGTTGTTAAGGGTCCTACCCGTGTCTCCTTTACTGCTGTCACCATATTAGATCACATGCTTAACAAAAACAGTCCAAACAATTTAGAGGAAGCTGGCAGCAACAAAGTGAAGCAGATAAAGGGGACAATACTAACCACTAACTAATTGTTCCACTGAACAATTGAATAGTAATAACTAGTAAAACTTTGCTGTCTCGGCAGAGTTCATATCTCTCAACTTTATTGATATCCTCACTACCCTGATGGTCAACACTTTAAGAAAACCATGAAATCAAGGTGATATGTTATGAAATAGTTGAAAGTCTAACAGACGTTAcaacatttcacaaaatgtatcGGTAGGTAAAAACACTACAGCAATTGGCTTATAGGTTGTTATTATTACATGTCTAGTGGAAAAACGGCTGGAAATCACCTGGTTTGTTTACATCTTGTTCCCCCGGCTCGGGCTCTGGCTTGGATTGTTCCTCTGACATGTTGGGTTTCTGTGCGTCGAGATCTGGTGGCAGGTCAGGCATGCTGTGACCCGAGACTGAAGCTGGACGACTCTCATAGGGCTCACCTTCTGCCTCCTCGTCCTCATAGTAACCACCTGAATCTCgaccctcatcttcctcttgaGGGGCAACATTTTCACCGTCGCCTTGATCATTATCGCCTTCAGCACGATCATCATCGCCTTCACCTTCATCATTATCATCGTCACCTGCACCATTGTCCTCGGCTACTTCTGCATCTGAAAAGGGGAGACCCAAAACATTGAGGCTCGTAAGAGCAGAAAAACGTGAACTCAATGCAACTTACATTGATTTTTTATATTACTCATCTGCAAGTACACCTTGACGTCATCAAAAATAATGtagtaaataaaaataaagtaaattcaAATTTAAAAGATAACCTTGTTGCAAGTTAATGTTTGTATAGAGTGCACTTAACTCCAAATCAGTAATGATTAATGTATGCACAATATTTAGATAGAATACAATGAATGACCTACCATTCTTAAGTTTTAAATATCACACCTGCACAGGAAACGCCCTTGCCTCCAGGTTCACACTTACTCAGCTGTCTATACCGTCCATATGATACCTCCAGCTGTTCATTCTGAATTAATGTCTAACTATAAGAATTACTTATACATAACTAAACCAGCAATGGATACTGTAACTGCTGCACATGTTCATACTGAATGCATCCAACTATATTCCTTACATTCGGAGGATACTTTATATAATAAGTGTTGGATGTTTCAGTATCtgtacaatgacaataaagtaaGATATAATCAAAAAATGTATTCAAGTCAATGGCCGATAGGATAACTAAAGAGATATTTAAAGGAACAACTTCCATGGGACTCACCCAGTTGCTCtggttcttcctcctcttcatcctcatcgATTTCTCTGACGTCCGGACCTTCCCGCTCCTCCCGCTCCGCCCGGTCTGAGGGATCACCCGGAGAGTCAGCCTCCTGCGCGGCGTTCAGCCGATCCGCCAGCTCTGCCTTCAGGCCTTTGGTGTCCAGGCCGCGGCGCTGGAGCTCCTCTTTTAGTTCATTGACTTTCAGTTTCTTCACGTCAACACTCATTGCG comes from Pseudoliparis swirei isolate HS2019 ecotype Mariana Trench chromosome 20, NWPU_hadal_v1, whole genome shotgun sequence and encodes:
- the hnrnpul1 gene encoding heterogeneous nuclear ribonucleoprotein U-like protein 1 gives rise to the protein MSVDVKKLKVNELKEELQRRGLDTKGLKAELADRLNAAQEADSPGDPSDRAEREEREGPDVREIDEDEEEEEPEQLDAEVAEDNGAGDDDNDEGEGDDDRAEGDNDQGDGENVAPQEEDEGRDSGGYYEDEEAEGEPYESRPASVSGHSMPDLPPDLDAQKPNMSEEQSKPEPEPGEQDVNKPEMKVEVKMEDDPRADEDTKHDSHGTQQQDGQDGEPQAEEIKVEADKSGSQGRKRPHEESRSYSYYEHREEKRSRTPQPPAEDEEENIDDTLVTIDTYNCDLHFKVSRDRYSGYPLTIEGFAYLWAGARATHGVMQGRVFYEMKINEEIPVKHLPSSEPDPHVVRIGWSLNHCSTQLGEVPLSFGYGGTGKKSVDCKFADFGEKFGENDVIGCYIDFDTGEEVELSYSKNGVSLGVAFRTTKEKLAGRALFPHVLVKNCAVEFNFGQKPQPYFPPPEGYTYIHNLGMEDKIRGTKGPAIKSECEILMMVGLPACGKTTWAIKYAGTNPEKKYNILGTNAIMDKMKVMGLRRQKNYSGRWDVLIQQATQCLNRLIEIAARKRRNYILDQTNVYGSARRRKMRPFEGFQRKAIVICPTDEDLKERTLKQTNEQGKDVPDHAVLEMKANFTLPEACDFLEAVTFAELQSDEAESLLKQYNEEGRKAGPPPEKRFDNRQGGFRGRGGGGGSGGNGGSGSFQRYDNRDGSRGGYQNRGGDGGSGYRGASYNRGSYNQNRWGSSYRDGGGGGGGDARGSYSRSQPSGGSYNRPASYNKGAYSQSYSQSYSQGYNPSSYNQSYYGNYSQYPGYSQSYSQTPAAAQTYNHHQQQPQQQQQQQQQQPQQQQQPQQPQQPQQQQSYNQQYQQYAQQWQQYYQNQNQWNQYYSQYGGYPGQGSQGSSGSQ